The following nucleotide sequence is from Tardiphaga sp. 709.
ACGCAAGTCCTTCGGCTCGGCCTTCTGAAGGGCATGGAGCAGCTTCGAAGCTGGACGCCGACCCAGCGCGATGAAATCGACGGCCTAGCGGCCAAGATCATTACACAGAAGGACATCCGTCCCCTGCGGACCGAGGGCAAGCCTGTCGGCTATCTGTACGCGTAAGCGCCGCTCGGCGCAGTGCACCCCCGTCTCCTAAAACAGGCACGCGGCCATCACGCTGTACGTGGTAGCCGCCATCCGACCACGCGTGCCTCGACCATGCTGCCCGTCTCGGCATTGCGCCATTCGCCATCGACGAACTGGCAAGGAAAGGGCAGCTGATAGGTGCCGCTGTGGTCCTCGCACAACACTTGCACCACCTGATCAGGCTCAGGATCACCCTGGCCATCGAATTCGGCCAGCCGTCGTTCACGCGTCGCCATGAGGTGCTCCGGTCCAAGGAACGGGCGGACATCTTCTTCGTTCCCATCACACCTGGTTGACAGCCGGGCGCCAACACCGCTTGGTCTTGGCGGCATGACGGACATGATGGGGAAAACGATGCGCGGCCGAACAGTCCTTGCGACGACATTGCTGACCATTTTGGGCGCCGCCAAGGCGCAGGCGCAGGATGTGCCGGGAATCGAGATCTGCACGGTCGAAAAGACCATGGAGCGCCGCACCAGCTGCCTGCAAAGCAACGTCAATTTCCTGCAGCAGACGCTGGGAAAGCTGCGGCTTGATCAGCAACAACGGTTGGATGCGGCCAATCGGCAGGTCGAGGCGCTAAAGGCTACCGTCGTTGCCCTGCAGAAAACGGTGGAGGAGCTGCAGGCGGCGCAGAAGAAGCCGGCGCCAGCTGCGAAGGAAGCTCCAGCTCCAGCTGCCGCGAAAGACGCGCCGGCGGCCAAGGATGCGCCAGCGCCTGCCAAGGATGCGGCGAAGTAGGGCGCTCGTCCTACTCGCTGCTCAGCACGGGTCCAAACAGTTCCCAGCGTTCGCCCTTGAAACGCATCATCTGCAACTGCTGCAGTGGGCTGTAGTCGGTTGGGCTGGTCTTGACGCGGGTGCCGGGCAGGAAGATGCCGACCTCGTAATCGAGGCTGGTGGCCTGCTTCATCACATTCTCCCGGGTGAGCGTGTCGCCGCATCGCTCCAAGATATGCGCCAGCGTGCGCGCAATGCCGAAGCCGTACAGCGTGTAGATGTCGTTCTTGTCGCCGTCGGGATAATACTTGTCCATGAAGGCAAGCCATTCCTTGATGGTCGGATCGTCCTTCCACTGCGGATCGGTGGGATCCTTCATATAGGCCGCGCTGATCACGCCCTGCGCATTGTCGAAGCCTGCGGGCTTGATCACCGAGCCGACCGATTGCGATACGTTGACCAGCATCTGCACCGGCTTCCAGTTCAGCTCGGCCACCTTCTTGATCGCCTGCGCGGCAAACTTGGGCGAGGCGATGTTCAGGAACACGTCGGGGTTGGCGGTCCTGATCTGGACGATCTGCGAATCCACTGTCGGTGAGCTGGTCTCGAAGCTCGCCTGCACCGTGATCATCTTGTCCGCCTTGTCGCCGAGCCCTTCGCGCACGCCGCTGAAATAGTCCTTCCCCATGTCGTCGTTCTGGAACAGCACGCCGATCCTCGCATCGGGATGGTTCTTCAGGATCCATGCAGCCCAGATGCGCCCCTCATTGTGGTAGCTGGGCGACCAGCCCATGGTCCACGGAAAGTGCTTTGGATCGGCCCATTTCGAGGCGCCGGACGATACGAAGAGATGCGGCACTTTCTTGAGATTCATGTATTTCTGGATCGCGGAATTGGTCGCCGTGCCCAGCGGATTGAACAACAGCAACACTTCGTCGCTCTCGACCAGCTTGCGCGCCTGCTCGACGGTCTTCGGCGGCGAGTAGGCATCGTCATAGCTGATGAAATTGATCTTGCGGCCGTTGATACCGCCCTGATCGTTCAGCATCCTGAAATACGCCGCCTCGGATTTTCCGATCGAGGCATAGGATGACGCCGGCCCGCTATAGGGCATGATATTGCCGACCTTGATCTCGGTATCGCTGGCGCCGGGATCGTATTTCTTCTGCGCGTGAGATGGCGTGGCCAGCGCGCCGAACATGAGCGCGGAAAGTGCGAGAGACATCCCGCGAGCCAGTGTCCTGTGCATCGTTTCCTCTGACGTTCTGTATTTCCGCGATGCGGTCCATCTGAATGGACCGTCGATCGCCGCGGCTTGCGTCGAGTATGCACGATTGAGGAGAGGGGGCCAGCAACGAGAGCGCGTGGCTCAGCACGCGTGCGTCCCCTCCGGCTCAGGGGGGACGCCGGCGCGTATCGCTTACGAGTTCTTCTCACCGGACATCAGCGGTCCGAACAGCTCCCAGCTTTCGCCCTTGAACCGCTGCATCTGAAGCTGCTCCAGCGGGCTGAAGTCGGTCGGGCTGGTCTTGATCTTGGTACCCGGCAGATAGATGCCGATCTCCATGTTCAGGCTCGCCGCCTGCTTCATGATGTTTTCGCGGGTGAGGTCATCGCCGCATTGCTTGAGCACCTGGACGATGCCCTGCGACACGCCGTAGCCAAACACGGTGGCGCCGTCTTCCTTGTCGCCTTCGGGATAGTACTTGTCCATAAAGGCCGACCATTCCAGCATGCCGGGATCGTTCTTCCATGTCGGATCCTTGGGATCCTTCATATAGGCCGCGCTAAGCACGTCCTGCGAGTTGGCATAGCCCGCGGGCTTCATCACGCTGCCCACCGATGCCGAGACGTTGGTGACGATATGGACCGGCTTCCAGCCCATTTCGCCGACCTTCTTGATCGCCTGCGCAGCGAATTTCGGCGTGGCGATGTTGATGAAGACGTCGGGATTTGCTGCCTTGATCTGCACGATCTGTGAATCCACCGTCGGTGACGCCGTCTCGTAGGGCACCTCAGAGACGATGTAGTCCTTGGCCTTGTCGCCGAAGCCCTCACGCAGTCCGATGATGTAATCCTTGCCGAAGTCGTCATTGGCATAGAGCACGCCGACTTTCTTGCCGGGATGATTCGTCATGACGTATTGCGCGTAGATCCGTGCCTCGGCCTGGTAGCTCGGCTGCCAGCCCATGGTCCATGGGAAGTTCTTCGGATCGGCCCATTTAGCGGCGCCCGTCGAGACGAACAGCTGCGGCACCTTCTTGGTGTTCATGTATTTCTGGATCGCCGTGTTTCCCGGCGTTCCCAGAGGGTTCATGATGAACAGCACTTCGTCATTCTCGACCAGCTTGCGTGCTTGCTCCACCGTCTTCGGTGGGCTGTAACCGTCGTCATAGCTGATGAAGGCGATCTTGCGGCCATTGATGCCGCCCTTCTCGTTGATCATCTTGAAATAGGCGGCCTCAGTCTTGCCGATCGTCGCGTAGGAGGAAGCCGGGCCGCTATACGGCATGATGTTGCCGATCTTGATCTCGGTATCGGTGGCGCCAGTATCGTATTTCTTCTGCGCGTGGCTTGCGGTGGACGTAAGCGCTACGACAACGCCGGCGAGCAAAGTCACTCGCAGAACTTTCCAGTCATGCTGCATGGTCAAGTGTCCTCCCTGTGGTTCGATCAACCGCATCGACCCGTCTACGCAGGTTTTTGTGATGCGGCTCGAATGCGGGAGTATGCACCAAGCCTTGAAGTTGGAAAGCTGACTTAATCAGTAAAGCGTGACGCGGCGCACAACACCGCGTCGATATGTTCAGTTGCCGGTGAATTTGGCCGGGCGCTTCTCGAGAAACGACGCCATGCCTTCGCGGAAATCCGCTGTGCGAAACAGTGGCAGCAATTGCAGAAAGACGTGATGGACGTGGTCGCCAAAACTCTCCGACAGACCTGAACGCATCATGCGCTTGGCAGCCTGCACTGCGAGCGGCGCATTGGCGGCGATCTCGGCAGCCACGGCATTGGCGCGCGTCATCAACTCGGCATCATCAACCACTTCGTTGGTAAGGCCCATCGCGAGACTCTCGCGCGCTGACAAAGTGCGGCCGGTGAAGATCAGCTCGGCGGCCTTGGCCCAGCCGATCATGCGCGGCAGAAACCACGTTCCACCGGATTCAGGCACCACGCCGCGTTTGACGAAGGCCGCGGCGAATTTGGCACTCTCCGCCATGATGCGCATGTCGCAGCCCAGCGCCACGTCCATGCCATAGCCGGCAGCGGCGCCATTCATGGCGCAGATTGTCGGGTTCTCCATGTTGAACATGACGATCGGAGGCGCAGTCTTGAGATCGAGCGTGGTGCGGCTGTTGTTGGCGTCATTGGCGGAGCCGATGCCGGTGCTCTTGGTGGCGCTGGCCATGTCCAGCCCGGCACAGAAGGCGCGGCCGGTGGCCGTCAGGATGATTACGCGCACGTCGGGATCGGCATCGGCTCTCAGAAACAGGTTGCTGAGCTGCGACAGCATCTCACGTGAGATCGTGTTCAACCGTTGGGGACGATGACGGAGTAGAGCACTTCGTCATCGGTTTCAGGCGCAACTGTTGTGTCGGTCAGCATCGGGCTTCCCTGGGCTTTTGATTTTTCGTTGGTCGCAGCTAAAGCCGAATGGAAATTCCACGCAAGTGGCCATGCATTTGCGCGGCTTGGCAGCGCCGGACATGTTTGCTCTACTTCGGTCACGTTGCGTCACCCGCCAAAGGCGCCATAACAAACCAAGAAAATGTCAGGGAGTTTCCATGTCCAGCCCCAACATCCGCGTCCTCGCCACCGATCTCGCATTCCCCGAAGGCCCGGTGGTGATGCCAGACGGCTCTGTCGTCCTGGTCGAGATCCGTGCGCAGCAGCTGACGCGGGTCTGGCCCGATGGCCGCAAGGAAGTGGTCGCGAAAATTCCCGGCGGCCCGAATGGCGCTGCGCTTGGCCCCGACGGCAAAATGTATCTCTGCAACAATGGAGGTTTCAGCTGGGCGGCATCGCGCGGCGCCATCATGCCCGGTGCGCCGGAGCCGCATGAGTATATCGGTGGCTCGATCCAGCGCGTCGATCTCGCCACCGGAAAGGTCGAAACCCTGTTCGACAAATGCGGCGCGCATCCGCTGAAGGGGCCGAACGATCTGGTGTTCGACAAGCAGGGCGGGCTCTGGTTCACCGATCTCGGCAAGCGTCGCCATCGCGACATGGATGTCGGCGCGTTCTATTACATGAAGCCGGGTGCCACCGAGGTCGTCGAAGGTCATTTCGGCATGTTGCCCGCGAATGGCATCGGCCTGTCGCCCGATGAGAAGACCGTTTATGTGGCCGAGACGCCGACGGCGCGGCTGTGGGCCTTTGACGTCGGTGCACCCGGTGAGGTGAAGCCGGCTGATGTGATCTATCGCGGCGAGCGCGGGCGTCCCATCGCGGGCCTTGGCGGCTACCAGATGTTCGACTCTCTCGCGGTCGAAGTCTCCGGCAATGTCTGTGTCGCAACGCTGGTCAGCGGCTGCATCTCGGTGATTGCGCCGGATGGAAAATTGGTGGAACAAGTCCCCACTGGCGACCGCGTCACCACGAATATCGCATTCGGCGGCCCCGAGCTGAAGACGGCTTATATCACGCTGTCAGGCAAGGGCGAGCTGATTGCGATGGATTGGCCGCGCGGTGGCTTACCGCTCAACTTCTTGAACAAGTAGCCTGAGCGCGATCAGCAAAAGCGGAAGCCGGTTTTGCGCGTGATCGCGCGCCTAAACGAAGGAATGATCGATGCCGTGGCTTGAACCTGTAACGCTCTCTGGCCCTCACGCGCGGCTCGAACCTCTCGCCAAGGAACACTGCGACGGTCTGATCGAGGCCGCCAAGTCAGGCGACCTCTCGAAGATCTGGTACACCGCGATCCCGACGCCCGAAAAGATGAGCGCCGAGATCGAGCGTCGGCTTTCATTGCAGGCATCGGGCGCAATGCTGCCATTCACGGTGAAGGACGCCGACGGCAAGATCGCCGGCATGACCACCTATATGAATGTCGATGCCGCCAACCGCCGGGTCGAGATCGGCTCGACGTGGTACGGAAAATGGGTTCAGCGCACCGCGCTCAATACGCAGTGCAAGCTCCTGCTGTTGCAGCATGCTTTCGAACAGCTGGATTGCATCGCAGTGGAATTCCGCACGCATTTCTTCAACCATCAGTCCCGTCGTGCCATCGAGCGACTCGGCGCCAAGCAGGACGGCATCCTGCGCAATCACCAGATCGCGCCGAATGGCACGCTGCGCGACACGGTTGTCTATAGTATCTTGCCCGGCGAATGGCCGACGGTGAAGGCGCATCTGACCTATCAGCTGGACGAGAAGCCGCACTGACGATCAACTGGCGGTGCGTCGCTTGCGGGCAGGCGGATAAATCCGGTCAATCAGGCGATTGCAATAATCGGATGTCGGTATTTGTTCGCTGAACAGCGCGCGATAGATGATCGGCGCCACCACATGGTCGATCACCTCGTCGATATCGAACGGCGTCTCGCCGCGCGCTTTGGCGCGTGCATTAAGGGTGGTGAGGTGATCGCAGGTGAAGCCTGCGCAGGCGCTGGGCAGTCCTTCCTTGAGGGCCGACAGCACGTCCCGCATCAGCGCCTGGCCGACCGGAGATGACATTTCTTCGGCATATTGCTCGATGAAGGCGCGCAAATCGGTTTCGACCGCACCGGTGTCGTCGGGATCCGCGATCGGCCGCAGCCGCGCCACGGCGACGTCGGCAAGCAGCGCGGAGAGGTCGCCCCAGCGTCGATAGATGGTTGACGGCGTCACGCCAGCCTCGGCAGCGATCTGGGGCACGGTGATCTGGTTTCGGGTGGAAAGAGCCCCCAATTTGCGGACAGCATCATGCACGGCGTTCTGAATACGCGCGCTGCGTCCACCGATCCGGACCCGTTCTTTCACCGTCACTTCGTTCTCCGGCAGCGTTGCCATGTGCAAAAAATGAGATTCTTAACGCAAAATATTTGCATTAAGGTCTCGGGCGACCTAGATGCCTAATGCAACTATTTAGCTTTTAGGAATGAGCTATGCAAGGCAGCGCCGAAAAGACGTGTGTTTCCAATGCTCAAGCATCACCCGCCAGAGCCGGTTGGGTGTTCAAGCCGTCGGCCATGACGGCATTCAGTTTCGCCGGGGCCGCACTGGTCGCGGCCAGCAGTAGCGCGGTGACGCCGCTGTACCGGCTCTACCAACAGTCGATGCACCTCTCGCCGCTGATGATCACGCTGGTGTTCGCGGTCTATGCGATCAGCCTGCTGGCGGCGTTGCTGACCGTCGGCGGCCTGTCCGATTATGTCGGACGCCGTCCGGTCATTCTCGGCGGTCTGCTGCTCAATGCCATCGCGATGGTGCTGTTCTCTTATGCCAGTGACGTCGGGCAATTGATCCTCGCGCGTGCCGTACAGGGCCTGTGCGTTGGCACGGCGACAACGGCATTGGGCGCTGCGATCCTCGATACCGACCGCAAGCGCGGACCGCTCCTCAACAGCGTTACCGCCTTTCTTGGCCTGATGGTCGGCGCGCTCGGCGCGGCGGCGCTCGTCACCTTCGCGCCCGATCCGCTGCATCTGGTCTATGAGGTTCTATTCGCGTTGACGGCCGTGATGATTGCGCTGCTGTTCGTGATGCCCGAGACCGTGTCGCGCAAATCCGGCGCGCTGGCCTCGCTGCGGCCGCATGTGCGCGTGCCCAGCCAGTCGCGCGCCGCGCTGCTGCGCGTTGCACCGGCCACCGTCGCCACATGGGCGTTGGGCGGCTTCAGTCTGTCCTTGATGCCCACGGTGGTCGCGACAACGATGGGCGTCTCCGCGCCTTGGCTCGGCGGCGTCGTGGTCGCGACCCTGATGCTCGCCGCAGCACTGACCGTGGCCGCCCTTCGGCAGCTTCCGGCGCAGCGGTTGCTGGTGATTGGCACGGCCGCACTGTCGCTGGGCGTCCTCGTCTCGCTGCTCGGCATCTGGCAGCACAGCGTTGCGATGCTGTTTGCTGGTTCGGTGATAGCAGGTTTCGGCTTCGGCGCGTCATTCGCCGGCTCGCTGAGCACGCTGCTGCCGACCGCCGAGGCGCATCAGCGCGCCGGTTTGCTGGCGGCGTTCTATGTGTTGTCCTATCTGGCCTTCAGCCTGCCGGCACTCGCTGCAGGCGTGGCTGTGCCATATGCCGGACTGGCCGTCGTGGCCTATGTCTATGGCGCCGTGGTCATCCTGCTCGCGATCATGTCGATGATTGCGTCGCTGCGCGGTGAACGTTGACGGTCAGACAGCGTCCGGCTGATACAATGTATCCACCGTCACCGTGCCGACGACGCGCGAGACGCAGGGACAGATCTTCGTGTTGCCGCTCTTCTGGTGATCGCTGAAGAAGACATCGCGATGATCGATCTCGCCGTCGACAGCGAGCACGTCGATGGCGCAGACGCCGCATTCGCCGCGCTCGCAGTCCGACATCACCTCGAAGCCGGCGTCGTTGAGCGCTGCCAGCATCGAGCGACCCTGCGGAACAACGATCTCCGCGCTGCTGCCCTTCAGCCGAACGCGGAATTCCGTGGTTGGCAGGAGACCGCTGGAGCCGAAGGTTTCATAGCGCAGATCGGCGGGGGCGCGCCCGGCGGCGTTCCATGCGCGCCGGGCCGCTTCCAGCATCCGCATCGGGCCACAGAGGATGACGATGGCATCGGGAGGCAAGGCGGCAAAGGTCGCGTCGAAATCCAGTCGAGCACCTTCAAGGCTGGCGTGCACCGTCAGGCGGTCGCCGAGCAGCGTCGATAGTTCATCGAGATAGGCGGCTTCGTTGCGAGCCTTCACCGCATAATGCAGCTGCAGATCGATGGCTTTGCTGTGGAGCGCTGCGGCAATGCCGGTGATCGGCGTGATGCCGATGCCGCCAGCGATCAGGCAGTATGTCCCGCGATTCCAGTCGATGTCGTAGAGCGATGACGGGCTGGAGATCTCCAGCCGCGCGCCGGCCTGCAATGCCCACATGGCTTTGGAGCCGCCACGGCTATCCGGTGCCAGCCGCACAGCGATCCGCAGCAACTCGTTGCTGCGTTCTCCCACCAGCGAATAGGATCGCGTCTGTGGCTGGCCGTCGATCAGGAGGCTGACATTGATGTGGCTGCCGAGAGGGTAGGACGGCAGCGGTGTATCCGGCTTCAGCGTGATCTCGCGAATGTTCGGCGCCACATTACGCGTGGCCTCGACGCGGCATCCCATCCAGTGTTCTGCAAAACGCATGAAAGGTCTCCGTCAATCCGCCGGTGTCGAGGTCAGCAATGCCAGTGCAGGCAGCAGATCGAGATGATTGCGATTGCGCAGTGCCAGCCGCAGATTGCGCACGGCGAGCCGCGCGTGTTCGCGCATGATCGCCTCAGCGCGTGCCCCTTCGCGATTTTCGATGGCATCCACGACGATGCGGTGATGTTCTTGGCCGATCAGCAGGATGTTGTGCGCTTCCGGCAGCGCCGACTGCGCCATCACGAAGGCACTGGGCGAGGCAAAGGGCATCGCCGACACACGATCTATCTGCCGGATCACCGGCGCGCTGCCGGAGAGATCGGTCAGCAGCGCATGGAAGCGGGCGTTCATGGTGACATAGGCTGAAAAGGCCTCGACCGAGATCGGATCCTGCCGCACCAACTGATCCAGATCGGACAGGCATTCCTTCAGTGGTTCGAGATTGCGCGCGCTGGCGCCGCGCTCCGCAGCGAAGCGGGCGGCGAGGCCTTCCAGCGTGCCGCGCAGCTCAATCGAGTCGAGAATGTCGCGCTCGGAAAACGCCTTCACCATGAAGCCGCCGGACGGGATCGCCTGCAGCAGGCCTTCATCCTCCAGCCGCACCAGCGCGAGCCGCACCGGCGTGCGCGACACGCCGGTGATATCCACAGCCTGCAATTCGCTGATGCGCTCGCCCGGGCGCAGCGTACCGGACAGGATCATGTCGCGCAGTGCGAGCTGCGCGCGGACGGTCTGCGAGACGGAGCGTTCGGTATCGCGTTCGCTCATGATTTTACTCTGCCGCCTGGAGTTTGGGTGGCGTGCTTTCCTTCGCCACCATGCGGTCGATCACCCGTCGGCACCACATCGCGCCGGCATCGATGTTGAGATTGTAGAAGACGCGGTCGGGATTCTCGTTCATCGCCTTCTGCTGCGCTTCGAGAATGATCTCGTCCTCGCGGAAGATTGCAGAGACGCCTTCGCGGATTTCCGTGGTGATCTTCTGCTCGGTGATGCGGTGGTTGCGCACAAAGGCCCAGAAATAGTGGCAGGTGGTCTCGGTTTCCGGCGTCATGGTGTTGAGCACGAAGCCATTGACGCCCTGCGAGCGATCGCCTTCCGGCGCGCCGGTTCCCGCCGGTGCGACGCCGACGTCGATATTCACCGTGCTCGGCGCCTGGAAGTGGATGATCTGCCAGCGATCGACGGGGCCAGGCTTGCGCAGCTGCGCGGCCCAGAATGGCGGCGCTTCGATGCCCTTCATCCAGCGCGTCACGGTGACGGTCTTGTCGCCATGGGTGACATCGAAAGGAGATTCAGCGACGTCGTCCTGACCGATGCTGGAGCCGTGCACGAAGGTCTCGTGGGTGAGATCCATCAGATTGTCGACCACGAGGCGGTAGTCGCACTTCGCGTGAATCGTCTTGCCGTCGCCGGCCCATTCCGGATCGTCATTCCAGTGCATGTCCGGCACGAGTGCCGGATCCGCCAGCGCCGGGTCGCCCATCCACAGCCAGATGAAGCGATGCCGCTCGACCACGGGATAGGAGCGCACGCAAGCGGAGGGATTGATGGTCTCCTGCGAGGGCATGAAGGTGCAGCGGCCTTGCGCGTTGTATTTCAGGCCGTGATAGCCGCAGACCACCGTGTCGCCCTCGAGACGTCCCTTGGAGAGCGGCACCAATCGGTGCCAGCAGGCATCCTCCAGCGCGCTGACGCCGCCATCGGAGCGTCGGTAGATCACCACATGCTTGCCGCAGATCGTGCGCGGGAAAAGCTGGTGCTTGATGTCGGCATCCCAGGCGGCGGCGTACCAGGCGTTCAGCGGGAATGAAGCGGGCATCGTGTTCCTCCATGGTGCAATTCTTGAGTCCTGTCTGTATACAAGAGCGGCATTTGAAGGGACGATACTCCAATAAAATAAGGATGAGAACCAATTTATGTATACTGAAATTGGCTAATACCTGCGAATAGGTATTAAAAAACCGCCGGTAAGGGCGGTTTTCCGTGAAGGCTGTATACCTCGATGGTGGATCAGACTTCCCGTCTGTTCAAAAACGCCAGCCGCTCGAACAGGTGCACGTCCTGCTCGTTCTTCAACAGCGCACCATGCAGCGGCGGGATCAGCTTGCGCGGGTCGCGCTCCCGCAGCATTTCCGGTGACATGTCCTCATTGACCAGCAGCTTCAGCCAATCGAGTAGTTCCGACGTCGATGGCTTCTTCTTGAGGCCGGGCACGTCGCGCACCTCGAAGAAAATACGCATCGCTTCGGCGACGAGGCGATGCTTGATGCCGGGGAAGTGGACCTCGACTATCTGGTTCATGGTGTCGATGTCGGGGAACTTGATGTAGTGGAAGAAGCAACGGCGCAGAAACGCGTCGGGCAATTCCTTCTCGTTGTTCGATGTGATCATCACGATCGGGCGCTTTGCCGCCTTGATGGTCTCGCCGGTCTCGTAAACATGGAATTCCATGCGGTCGAGTTCGAGCAGAAGGTCGTTCGGGAATTCGATGTCGGCCTTGTCGATTTCGTCGATCAGCAGCACCGGTCGCTCTGCGTGGGTGAAAGCTTCCCACAGCTTGCCGCGCTTGATGTAGTTGCCGATATCCGAGACGCGGGGATCGCCGAGCTGGCTGTCGCGCAGGCGCGAGACGGCATCGTATTCGTAGAGGCCCTGCTGCGCCTTTGTGGTCGACTTGATGTGCCAGGTCAGCAGCGGTGCGCCCAGCGCCTTGGCGACTTCCTCGGCCAGTACGGTCTTGCCGGTGCCCGGCTCGCCCTTCACCAACAGCGGGCGTTCGAGCACGATGGCGGCATTGACCGCGACCTTGAGATCATCGGTCGCGACGTAGTTTTCGGTGCCGGTAAATTTCATGGAGACTTTGCCTTGTTCTTCTTGTCGCGCGGACGCGCGCCGCCGAAATGATAGGAATCGCGGTAGGCGATCGCAGAGTGAGGGGATGCGACGTTAGCGCCGGATCAGCGACAGGATGACGAGCACGATCACCGCGCCGATGGTGGCGTTGATGATGTCGCGGATCGCCCCGACGCCAAGGCTCACACCCAGGCGCGGCAGCAGCCAGCCAGCGACCAGTGCGCCGATGATGCCGATCACGATATTGCCGAGCAGGCCGAAGCCGGCGCCACGAACGATCAACCCGGCCAACCAGCCGGCAATGGCACCGATCAGCAATGCTGCGAGAATTCCCATGGATCAATCCTTCGCGGGCGACATCAAGTGACGCGCCATTCCTGTTGTGATCATCAGCCGTCCGGCCAATTTGGCCAGCCGGCACGTTTCCGGGCGAAGTTTAATTGAATTATTGGTCAGGTCCAGCCACCATTCCGGGCACTTCGCGGGACCTTTTGCGATGACGAAGAACATATCATGGCGGGGAAAAGCCGGGCGGTCTGGCGGCAATGGGCGGATCAGCCGTTGTGCGAAAAGCCCGCGCTGAAATATTCGCGTTGCAGCGCCGAATTGGCGACAACGCAATCTCGACCACGTCGTTTGGCCTCGTAAAGCGCCAGATCGGCCTCGCCGACCAGGACGGCTTCGTTCGATGTTAGGCTGTTCCGGCTGGCGACGCCGACGCTGATCGACAGGTGGCCACGGGTTGATGCCATATTTGGAATCTCCAATGCCCTGACCCGAAGGCGCAGGGCTTCCGCGATAGTGATCGCATCGGCCTCGGATACGTCCGGCAAAATGATGGCGAACTCCTCGCCACCATAGCGTGCGGACAATGCCGGCGTATTGATCGTGGCGTCGGCGATGACGGATGCGACGCGTTTCAGGCATTCGTCGCCGGCCTGATGGCCGTTGCTGTCATTATAGCCCTTGAAGTTGTCGACATCGATCAGCAGCACCGACAGCTGCTCATGCTGCTCATAAACGCGGCGCATAAAGCCGTCGAGCGTGCGCCGGTTTGCCAGTCCCGTCAGCCCGTCGGTGGTCGCGAGTTCGGCGAGTTTGGAATTCAGCGCGGTCAACTCGTCCTGCATCCTCTTGCGCAAGGTGACGTCGCGCAGCACGCCGACAATCTCGACCTTTTCGTGATCCGTCGCGCGCATGGCCAGCTTGAAGTTTACTTCTACCCACGCCAGTGACTTGTCGTGGCGATAGGTCCTGAAGATCACTGTGCGGTTTGCGGTGAGATCTGTAAGCTGCGCGCTGGCAGCCTTCACGGTTTCGACATCGTCTGGATGCACCAGTTCAAAGCAGGACCGCCCGAGCAGCTCGTTCGGACTGTGTCCCAGGACGAGTTCGACCGAGTGCGAGACGAAGACGATGTTCCCGAAGCGATCGAGCAGAATGATGACATCAGCGATGTTGTCGGCAAGCAGGCGATAGTGGGACTCGCGCTCGCGGAGCGCGTGTTCCATGTTGAGCCGGAAGCGAAACTGGGTCGATAGCAGGGCGGCGAGCAGGATCACGGTGCAGAGCAGGACTGAAGCAACGATAACGTCGGAGAGCAGATTGCTCTTCCATATCGCCAGCACCTGATCTTCCGGAATCGCGACCGTGACGATCAGCGGATACTGCGTAGTTTGCTCGTAGCTGAAATATTTGGCGATGCCGTCAAATGGCGAATCGATCTTGTAGAAGCCTGCCAGACTGTGTTTCAG
It contains:
- a CDS encoding ABC transporter substrate-binding protein, which encodes MQHDWKVLRVTLLAGVVVALTSTASHAQKKYDTGATDTEIKIGNIMPYSGPASSYATIGKTEAAYFKMINEKGGINGRKIAFISYDDGYSPPKTVEQARKLVENDEVLFIMNPLGTPGNTAIQKYMNTKKVPQLFVSTGAAKWADPKNFPWTMGWQPSYQAEARIYAQYVMTNHPGKKVGVLYANDDFGKDYIIGLREGFGDKAKDYIVSEVPYETASPTVDSQIVQIKAANPDVFINIATPKFAAQAIKKVGEMGWKPVHIVTNVSASVGSVMKPAGYANSQDVLSAAYMKDPKDPTWKNDPGMLEWSAFMDKYYPEGDKEDGATVFGYGVSQGIVQVLKQCGDDLTRENIMKQAASLNMEIGIYLPGTKIKTSPTDFSPLEQLQMQRFKGESWELFGPLMSGEKNS
- a CDS encoding enoyl-CoA hydratase/isomerase family protein; protein product: MLSQLSNLFLRADADPDVRVIILTATGRAFCAGLDMASATKSTGIGSANDANNSRTTLDLKTAPPIVMFNMENPTICAMNGAAAGYGMDVALGCDMRIMAESAKFAAAFVKRGVVPESGGTWFLPRMIGWAKAAELIFTGRTLSARESLAMGLTNEVVDDAELMTRANAVAAEIAANAPLAVQAAKRMMRSGLSESFGDHVHHVFLQLLPLFRTADFREGMASFLEKRPAKFTGN
- a CDS encoding ABC transporter substrate-binding protein, which translates into the protein MSLALSALMFGALATPSHAQKKYDPGASDTEIKVGNIMPYSGPASSYASIGKSEAAYFRMLNDQGGINGRKINFISYDDAYSPPKTVEQARKLVESDEVLLLFNPLGTATNSAIQKYMNLKKVPHLFVSSGASKWADPKHFPWTMGWSPSYHNEGRIWAAWILKNHPDARIGVLFQNDDMGKDYFSGVREGLGDKADKMITVQASFETSSPTVDSQIVQIRTANPDVFLNIASPKFAAQAIKKVAELNWKPVQMLVNVSQSVGSVIKPAGFDNAQGVISAAYMKDPTDPQWKDDPTIKEWLAFMDKYYPDGDKNDIYTLYGFGIARTLAHILERCGDTLTRENVMKQATSLDYEVGIFLPGTRVKTSPTDYSPLQQLQMMRFKGERWELFGPVLSSE
- a CDS encoding TetR/AcrR family transcriptional regulator → MTVKERVRIGGRSARIQNAVHDAVRKLGALSTRNQITVPQIAAEAGVTPSTIYRRWGDLSALLADVAVARLRPIADPDDTGAVETDLRAFIEQYAEEMSSPVGQALMRDVLSALKEGLPSACAGFTCDHLTTLNARAKARGETPFDIDEVIDHVVAPIIYRALFSEQIPTSDYCNRLIDRIYPPARKRRTAS
- a CDS encoding SMP-30/gluconolactonase/LRE family protein, encoding MSSPNIRVLATDLAFPEGPVVMPDGSVVLVEIRAQQLTRVWPDGRKEVVAKIPGGPNGAALGPDGKMYLCNNGGFSWAASRGAIMPGAPEPHEYIGGSIQRVDLATGKVETLFDKCGAHPLKGPNDLVFDKQGGLWFTDLGKRRHRDMDVGAFYYMKPGATEVVEGHFGMLPANGIGLSPDEKTVYVAETPTARLWAFDVGAPGEVKPADVIYRGERGRPIAGLGGYQMFDSLAVEVSGNVCVATLVSGCISVIAPDGKLVEQVPTGDRVTTNIAFGGPELKTAYITLSGKGELIAMDWPRGGLPLNFLNK
- a CDS encoding GNAT family protein — protein: MPWLEPVTLSGPHARLEPLAKEHCDGLIEAAKSGDLSKIWYTAIPTPEKMSAEIERRLSLQASGAMLPFTVKDADGKIAGMTTYMNVDAANRRVEIGSTWYGKWVQRTALNTQCKLLLLQHAFEQLDCIAVEFRTHFFNHQSRRAIERLGAKQDGILRNHQIAPNGTLRDTVVYSILPGEWPTVKAHLTYQLDEKPH